From a single Populus nigra chromosome 18, ddPopNigr1.1, whole genome shotgun sequence genomic region:
- the LOC133678098 gene encoding uncharacterized protein LOC133678098, giving the protein MEGLESSDKAAWTKEMLHIFCDICIKAIDMGMRPNTHFDKPGWKFLITSFKEQTGHAFTKTQLKNKWDGCKKDWRIWNKLVSETGVGWNSELGTIAASDEWWKQKIQEIRGAKKFRHVSIEPSLKNKFDRMYSNIVATGAFAWTPSSGVPAGSGVDPGTSNADIADDGLEEGSGDSEEDVIPDFQTDMARMVGGIHMSSSTNTKSGEKRKERDHYDVRGRKKKTSGIGVKLLTRCNHLLESMSTKSDSTSVNMDREGCSIPEVMAELHSIPGVSVDDDFHDFATEYLSLRRKREMWSSMGDMQQKLRWLQRMYERSKRA; this is encoded by the exons ATGGAAGGTCTTGAATCTTCTGATAAGGCTGCTTGGACAAAGGAAATGTTGCATATATTTTGTGATATATGCATTAAGGCAATTGATATGGGAATGAGACCTAATACTCATTTCGATAAACCGGGGTGGAAATTTCTTATAACATCATTCAAAGAACAAACTGGGCATGCATTTACTAAAacacaattgaaaaacaaatgggatGGATGCAAAAAGGATTGGAGGATATGGAATAAGCTGGTTTCTGAAACCGGTGTTGGCTGGAATAGTGAATTAGGCACAATTGCAGCTAGTGATGAGTGGtggaaacaaaaaattcag gaAATTAGAGGAGCCAAAAAATTCAGACATGTCAGTATTGAGCCGtctttaaagaataaatttgaCCGAATGTATTCCAACATTGTCGCAACTGGAGCGTTTGCATGGACTCCTTCATCAGGTGTACCTGCTGGCAGTGGTGTTGATCCTGGTACAAGCAATGCCGACATTGCTGATGATGGTTTGGAAGAGGGCAGCGGTGATTCGGAGGAAGATGTGATTCCAGATTTCCAGACTGATATGGCTCGAATGGTTGGAGGGATACATATGTCTAGCAGCACCAATACAAAAAGCGgcgagaaaagaaaagaacgagATCATTATGATGTGCGaggtagaaagaagaaaacatctgGAATTGGTGTTAAGTTGCTGACAAGGTGCAATCATCTACTTGAGAGTATGTCAACTAAGAGTGATTCGACGTCTGTTAATATGGATCGTGAAGGCTGTAGTATTCCCGAGGTCATGGCTGAGCTGCACTCCATTCCTGGAGTTTCAGTTGACGATGATTTTCATGACTTCGCTACGGAGTATCTTAGTCtaagaaggaaaagagaaatgtGGTCCAGTATGGGCGATATGCAACAGAAGTTGCGATGGTTGCAGCGAATGTATGAACGAAGTAAACGTGCTTAG
- the LOC133678809 gene encoding protein ALP1-like, whose translation MDDPRFNNIFNEDFDGNYDDVMNRIVDQINYPSCGVSGASVDGAGDDSNGNDSDDSNDDDDDDADDDDDADIDGDSDDDDAFIIRRHFDRKKLNLCTAGAINAMDATTLLSLCTDLETHHGLKPSRRMSVIEKVAMFLFTIAVGASNRQVQERFQHSGETVSRCFKEVLKSLRLFAVEIIKPVDPQFTSTPREIAMNPRFMPHFKNCVGAIDGTHVRACVPAANQIPFIGRKGVPTQNVMAACSFDMQFMFVWAGWEGSAHDTRIFLEAIDNSTINFPKPPEGKYYLVDAGYPNEYGYLGPYKGERYHFQEFRRRGQPSGRKEVFNRAHSSLRNVIERSFGVWKQRWRILQNMPAYPYKTQVEIVVASMALHNYIRRRSQDDAVFSEYDRNPNLIPDDFLPDTVQASAVQGSQRPSRMDFVRDGIANSLMEQ comes from the exons ATGGATGATCCACGatttaataacatatttaatGAAGATTTCGATGGTAATTATGATGATGTAATGAACCGGATTGtagatcaaattaattatcctagttgTGGAGTTAGTGGTGCTTCAGTTGATGGTGCCGGAGATGATAGTAATGGAAACGACTCTGACGACAGTAATGATGACGACGATGATGATGccgacgatgatgatgatgccgACATTGACGGTGATAGTGATGATGACGATGCATTTATTATAAGGAGGcattttgataggaaaaaattaaatttatgcaCAGCTGGAGCTATAAACgc GATGGACGCAACAACTTTGTTGAGTTTGTGCACCGACTTGGAAACGCACCATGGCTTAAAACCGTCAAGAAGAATGAGCGTTATTGAAAAGGTGGCAATGTTTCTATTTACAATAGCAGTTGGGGCGTCAAATAGACAAGTGCAGGAAAGATTCCAGCATTCAGGTGAAACTGTTAGTAGATGTTTTAAAGAAGTGCTTAAATCATTACGTTTGTTTGCTGTAGAAATCATAAAACCAGTAGATCCACAATTTACGAGCACACCAAGAGAAATTGCTATGAATCCAAGATTTATGCCACATTTCaag AATTGTGTTGGTGCAATTGATGGAACACATGTTCGTGCATGCGTACCAGCTGCAAATCAAATTccatttattggaagaaaaggtGTACCAACACAAAATGTAATGGCCGCTTGTAGTTTCGACATGCAATTCATGTTCGTGTGGGCAGGATGGGAAGGCAGTGCACACGATACTCGTATTTTTCTGGAGGCTATTGACAATAGCACTATCAACTTTCCAAAACCTCCAGAAG gaAAATACTATTTGGTTGATGCTGGATATCCAAACGAGTATGGATATTTGGGTCCCTACAAAGGCGAGAGGTATCACTTCCAAGAATTTAGACGTCGTGGACAACCAAGTGGTCGGAAAGAAGTGTTTAATCGTGCACACTCGTCACTACGTAACGTGATCGAACGTTCTTTTGGGGTATGGAAACAGAGGTGGAGAATTTTGCAAAACATGCCTGCTTATCCATACAAAACACAAGTTGAAATTGTAGTTGCATCAATGGCactacataattatattagaaggagatcgcaagATGATGCAGTTTTTTCTGAGTATGATCGCAACCCCAATTTGATTCCAGATGACTTTTTGCCTGATACTGTTCAGGCTTCGGCCGTTCAAGGCTCACAGAGGCCTTCACGTATGGATTTTGTACGCGATGGAATTGCCAATAGTttgatggaacaataa
- the LOC133677904 gene encoding oligopeptide transporter 9-like produces the protein MAEISEIKAMEIEADHEECSIKQVDLTVPKTDDPTMPVLTFRMWVLGLGSCIILSFVNQFFWYRSQPLTVSSISAQIAVVPLGHLMAKKLSTRKFFEGTRWEFTLNPGPFNIKEHVLITIFANSGAGTVYAAHILTSVKIYYQRKLTFIPALFIMITTQMLGFGWAGIFRKYLVEPGEMWWPSNLVQVSLFRALHEREKRPKGGTTRTQYFLLVMISAFAYYILPGYLFTMLSSFSWICWLGSKSVLVQQLGSGLSGFGIGAIGFDWATISSYLGSPLASPWFATANVAVGFFLIMYVMTPLCYWLNVYNAKNFPLYSNHLYTATGQEYKILEIINSKFHLDRDAYAEHGPVHMSTFFAMTYGLGFATLSATVMHVLLFSGSDLWKQSKMAFGARRKMDIHTRLMKRYKSVPMWWFFVILVANIAAIIFACEYYNAALQLRWWGVLLACAIAFFFTLPIGIISATTNQQPGLNVITEYIIGYLYPERPVANMCFKVYGYISMAQALTFLADFKLGHYMKIPPRSMFMAQVVGTLVAVLVYLGTAWWMMDAVPNLCAADNGPWRCPQDSVFFNASVIWGLVGPRRIFGNLGEYGNVNWFFLGGAVAPLIVWIFHKAFPSKTWIGLIHMPIMLGATAMMPPASSVNYTSWIIVGFLSGYVLFRHRTEWWKRYNYVLSGGLDAGTAFMTLLIFFGLGFWNVGLLWWGSNPDNQEGCPLASCPTAKGILVDGCPVF, from the exons ATGGCTGAGATATCTGAGATTAAGGCCATGGAAATTGAGGCTGATCATGAGGAATGTTCGATAAAGCAAGTAGATCTTACAGTTCCAAAAACCGATGATCCCACCATGCCTGTTTTGACATTCAGAATGTGGGTTCTTGGTCTTGGTTCTTGTATCATTCTATCCTTTGTAAACCAGTTTTTCTGGTACAGGTCGCAGCCATTGACTGTTTCCTCTATTTCTGCACAGATTGCTGTGGTGCCTTTAGGGCATCTAATGGCTAAAAAACTGTCTACTCGTAAGTTTTTTGAGGGTACAAGATGGGAGTTCACATTGAATCCCGGACCCTTTAATATAAAGGAACATGTGTTGATTACAATTTTTGCGAATTCTGGTGCCGGAACTGTCTATGCTGCTCATATTCTTACCTCTGTTAAGATATATTATCAGAGGAAACTTACTTTCATTCCAGCCTTATTTATTATGATCACCACTCAG ATGCTAGGATTTGGTTGGGCAGGAATTTTCAGGAAATATTTGGTTGAGCCAGGGGAGATGTGGTGGCCATCTAATCTGGTTCAAGTCTCATTGTTCAG GGCTCtacatgagagagagaaaaggccAAAAGGCGGTACAACCCGTACCCAGTACTTCCTACTAGTCATGATCTCCGCTTTTGCATACTATATCTTGCCCGGCTATCTTTTCACTATGCTATCATCTTTTTCCTGGATCTGTTGGCTTGGTTCCAAGTCTGTTTTGGTTCAGCAGCTAGGTTCAGGCTTATCAGGATTTGGAATAGGTGCTATAGGATTTGACTGGGCTACAATTTCATCTTATCTTGGAAGCCCACTTGCCAGTCCATGGTTTGCTACTGCCAATGTTGCTGTTGGATTTTTCCTGATCATGTATGTGATGACACCCCTCTGTTACTGGCTCAATGTCTACAATGCCAAGAACTTCCCTTTATATTCCAATCACCTATACACAGCTACGGGTCAGGAATACAAGATCCTTGAGATTATCAACTCGAAATTTCATCTCGATCGGGATGCTTATGCGGAGCATGGACCTGTGCATATGAGCACTTTCTTTGCTATGACTTATGGCTTGGGTTTTGCCACACTTTCTGCTACTGTTATGCATGTCTTACTCTTTAGTGGAAG TGACCTATGGAAGCAAAGCAAGATGGCCTTTGGAGCCAGAAGGAAAATGGATATACATACAAGGCTAATGAAGAGATATAAATCAGTTCCCATGTGGTGGTTTTTTGTCATTCTTGTTGCCAATATTGCTGCTATAATCTTTGCTTGTGAGTATTACAATGCTGCACTTCAGTTGCGTTGGTGGGGTGTTTTACTAGCTTGTGCCATCGCCTTCTTCTTCACCCTCCCAATTGGTATAATTAGTGCCACTACAAACCAG CAACCGGGATTGAATGTTATCACAGAATATATAATAGGGTACCTATATCCAGAGCGGCCTGTTGCTAATATGTGCTTCAAGGTGTACGGATATATAAGCATGGCTCAAGCTCTAACATTCCTAGCAGATTTTAAGCTAGGCCACTACATGAAAATTCCACCTAGATCAATGTTCATGGCGCAG GTGGTAGGAACACTTGTGGCTGTACTTGTATACCTAGGAACTGCCTGGTGGATGATGGATGCTGTTCCCAATCTTTGCGCTGCAGACAACGGCCCATGGAGATGTCCACAGGACAGTGTGTTCTTTAATGCCTCTGTCATATGGGGGCTGGTTGGGCCTCGCAGAATCTTTGGAAACCTCGGTGAATATGGCAACGTCAACTGGTTCTTTCTGGGAGGTGCTGTAGCGCCTCTCATAGTCTGGATTTTTCACAAGGCATTCCCAAGCAAGACATGGATCGGCCTCATTCACATGCCAATCATGTTAGGTGCCACAGCAATGATGCCTCCAGCTTCTTCTGTGAACTACACCAGTTGGATTATCGTAGGATTCCTCTCAGGATATGTTCTTTTCAGACATCGAACAGAATGGTGGAAACGTTATAATTATGTTCTCTCTGGCGGTCTTGATGCCGGGACAGCCTTTATGACTCTGTTGATCTTTTTCGGTCTTGGATTCTGGAATGTTGGTCTGCTATGGTGGGGAAGCAACCCGGACAACCAAGAAGGATGCCCCTTGGCTAGCTGTCCAACTGCCAAAGGGATCCTTGTCGATGGCTGCCCAGTTTTCTGA